Sequence from the Paraburkholderia acidiphila genome:
TTCCAGATAGCCCGGAAACACATGCGGGTTCACATAGCGGTCCTCGTACAGAATCGCTTCGTCGTCCTCGTAGTGGACGATGCGCGAATGGAACACGGAACCGTCGCCCAGCTCGAGCGCGGCCAGTGCCTGAGCGTTCGAACTGGCTTCCAGCGTCAGCACGCGCGCGCTGTGCCGGTGACCGCGCGCGGCAATTTCGTCGGCAATGTTGCGAACCTCGAGAACGGTCGATTCGACATCGCGCGAGGCGACGAAGGTTCCCGCGCCCTGAACGCGCCTGAGGACATGCTCGGCCGACAGTTCGCGCAGCGCGCGCGATACGGTCATGCGCGCGACGCCGAATTCCTTGACCAGTTCCGTCTCCGACGGAATGGCCTCGCCCGGCTTCCAGGTTCCGTCCGTGATGCGATCGACCACGTAGCGCTTGATCTGCTCATACGCGGGAGCGACCTTGTGCGCGGTAGCTGTAGCGGAACGCGTCGGGTTGTCGATGAGCGAAGAGGGCGCGTGCATGCCTGACCTCGCTTCAGACGCCGACCGCGCCGGGAAGCGCGTCGTTGCTTGCCGGAGCCGCCGTACTGCGTGCAACCGGGCGCATGTCGGGTTCCGTCTCCCGCGCGACGGCCGGGGAGCGCTCATGCGCCGGGCCGGGAAGCGGCGGCGGGGCGCCGCCGGCGACGAGGCGAAACGCGAACGTCATGTCGTCGGAGAGCGGGCGGTCGTCGCGATAGGTCGGCAGCGCGGCGCGCACGCTGGCGTAAAGCGCGTCCGTGTAGGGCGCGCGCGCCGCATCGAGCGGTTGCAGATCGTAGGCCTGCGCCGCGGCGAGCAGTTCGATGCCGAGAATCCGGTTGCTGTTCTCGATGATCGTGAGCGCCTTGAGCGCAGCCGGCGTGGCATGGCACAAGTGGTCCTCCTGCAACCCCGAGGTCACGCCGCCGTCGAGACTCGCGGGCGCCGCCTCACGGCGGTTCTGCGCGACGAGCGAGGCGGCCGTGTACTGCGCGATCATGAAACCCGAGCGCGTGCCGCTCGCGTGAGCGAGGAAGGCGGGCAGGCCGCTCACGAGCGGGTTCACCAAACGGTCCAGGCGCCGTTCGGCCATTGCCGCGACTTGCGCAATCGCGGTTGCGAGGCTGTCCATCGCCAGAGCGATCGAGGCGCCGACCGCGTGCGCCTGCGAGTACACCTGCGGCGATTCCGGTGTGCCCGCAACGATCGGGTTGTCGGTCACCGAGGCAAGCTCGCGGTTCACGACTTCGGCCGTCGCGGCGAGGGTGTCTCGCGCCGCGCCGTGCACGTGCGGAATCGTGCGCACGCTGAGCGGGTCCTGCGTGCGCCGCCCGAGCGACTTTTCGAGCAGCGAACTGCCGGTGAGCGCTGCGCGCAGGCGCTCGCCCACGCGGGCGAGGCCCGGCGACACGCGAAACGCAAGCGAACGGGTGTCGAACGCGGCGATCTGGCCGCCAAGGTTCTCGAAGCTCATCGCGGCAACGACGTCCGCCCAGTCGAGCAGGCGCTCGGCGCGCTGCAGCGCGAGCGCGGCGAGCCCGGTCACGCACGGCGTGCCGTTCACGAGGCTCAACCCCTCCTTCGCTTCGAGCGACAGGGGCTGCAGACCGAGCCGCTGCAGGGCTTGCGCGCCGCTCAGGCGTTCGCCGTTCCAGCGCACATATCCCGCGCCCACGCACACGAGCGCAATGTGCGCCATGTGGCTCAGATAGCCGACGGAGCCGAACGCGGGCACCTCGGGCAGGCATCCCGCATCGAGCAACGCGGCGAGCCGCTCGACGACATCGAGCCGCACCCCCGAATGGCCGTGCGCGAAGTTGTTGATGGCCGCAGCCATGATCGCGCGCGTTTCCTCGGCGCCGAGCGGCTCGCCCACGCCCACGGCGTGGCTCATCAGGATGTTGTGCGACAGGTCGTGCTGTTCGTCTTGCGAGACGACCACGTCGCACAGCGCGCCAACGCCGGTGTTCACGCCATACGCGCGGATGCTGCGCGCGACGATTTGCTCGACGAGTGCACGGGCGCTGCGAATGCTCGCCTGCGCGTGCGCGCTGAGCATTAGCGGTTCGCCTGCGGCAATGTTGGCGATTTCGCGCCAGTCGAGCGGATTCTGGGTACGTGTGATTGCCATGAGGGAGCTTGTGCGTTGCGCGGGTTCAGTGAGCGTTGCGATCCTGGTGACTCGACACGAACTGGCGGAAGCGTTCCGACTTCAGTTCGCCGAAGACCTCTTCTGGCGTGCCGTCCGAATCCACCTGGCCCTGATGCAGGAACATCACGCGATTCGACACGTGGCGCGCAAAGCCCATCTCGTGCGTAACGACCAGCATCGTGCGGCCTTCGGCGGCGAGCGTGCGCATTACGCGCAGCACCTCGCCGACCAGCTCGGGATCGAGCGCCGAGGTCGGTTCGTCGAACAACATCACCTTCGGATGCATGGCGAGCGCGCGCGCAATCGCGACGCGCTGCTGCTGACCGCCCGACAGATGTGCTGGATAGTGGCCGCGTTTGTCCGCGAGACCGACCTTGGCGAGCAGCGCTTCGGCTTCTTCGACCGACTCCGCGCGGCTGCGCTTGAGGACGCGCATGGGCCCTTCGATCAGGTTCTCGAGCACGGTCATGTGCGACCACAGGTTGAAGTTCTGAAACACCATGCCGAGCTGCGAGCGCACGCGGTCGACCTGGCGGCGGTCGCCCGGATGCAGCTTGCCGTCGCGGCGGCGCTTCATCTTGAGTTCCTCGCCCGCGAGCGCGACCGAACCGTCGTCGGGCGTCTCGAGCAGGTTCAGGCAGCGCAGCAACGTGCTCTTGCCCGAGCCGCTCGCGCCGAGAATGGAAATGACGTCGCCCTCGTGAGCGTCGAGCGAAATGCCCTTCAGGACGTGATGGTCGCCGAACGATTTGTGGATATTGCGTACCGACAGCGCAACGGGTGCAGATGGGTTCATCAATCTCTCCGGATAGGGCGGCGGGTCACGATACGGCGCGGCTGGCTTCGAGCGGCGCGGCGGGCTTGCGTACGGCGGGCGGCGACGCACGCAGGTGACGCGAGAGCCGTTGCTCGACGAAGCCGATCAACCGCACGACGACGAAGTTCAGGAACAGGTAAATGAGCGCAGCGCACGTGAACACCTCGGTCGTGCGATAGGTCTGCTGAATGATCTGCTGCGCGACGCCCGTCACTTCCCACACGGTGACGAGGCTTGCCAGCGCCGTCGACTTGACGAGCAGCACGGCTTCCGTCGAATAGGCGGGCAGGCACTGGCGCAGCGCGATCGGCCCGATCACGCGGCGCAGCAGGGCGAAACCGGAAAGGCCGATCGAGTACCCGGCTTCGATCTGCCCGACGGGCACCGCCATGAGGCCGCCGCGGATGATCTCGGCCGTATATCCCGCCGTGCACAGCGCGAGCGACAGGACGGCGCAGACATAGGGTTCGCGCAGCACCGGCCACAGAAAGCTTTCGCGAATCACGCCGAACTGCCCGAGGCCGTAATAGACGAGGAACATCTGGATCAGCAGCGGGGAGCCTCTAAATACGAGGATGTACGCGCGCGCAAAACGGTTCGGCAGCCAGTGCGGCGACACCCGCATCGTGACGATCACGAGCGAGAGCAGGCCGCCCAGCACGAGCGAAGCGAAGAAAAGGCCTAGCGTTGTCGGCACGGCGCCAATGAGCTGGCGCAGGGTGTCGAGCAGGAACGCGAAATCGATAGTCATGATTGAGCGCTCCCTGATCAGTTGCGCGCGAAGTTGCGCTTGAACGAGCGGCCGACGATCGCTTCGGCACGCCCAAAGACACGGTTCGACACACCCGTCATGGCGAGATACAGCACGCCACCAGCGACGAAGAAGAGGAAGTACTGATGCGTCGAGCCTGCCGCGATCTGGCTCGCACGCAGCAGCTCGGCGAGCCCGGTGACCGATATCAGTGCGGAGTCCTTGAGGCTCAGTTGCCAGACGTTGCCGATGCCGGGCAGCGCGTAGCGCAGCACCTGCGGGATCAGGATGCGGCGAAACATCGTCAGCGTCGGCATGCCGATCGCGCGAGCGGCTTCGATTTCGCCGCGCGCAACCGCGATCACCGCGGCGCGATACACCTCGGCCTGATAGGCGCCCGAGATCATGCCAACCGCGAACGCGCCGACGGCGAAGGGCGGCACGCCGACGAAACCGTCTGCGCCGAACCACTGGCCGACGGTGGTGACGAGCGAGGAGCCGCCGAAATAGAACAGATAGATGACGAGCAGTTCGGGCACGCCGCGAAACACGGTCGTGTAGAAGTCGCCGAATACGCGCAGCACGCGCCAGCGCGAAAGTTTCGCAGCGGCGATGAGCGCACCGAACACCGCGCCGATCGCGAGTGCGGCAAGCGTCAGGACGACAGTCATCAACGCGCCGAGGAGCAGCACGCTACCCCAGCCGTCCGGCCCGAGGCCGAGTGTGTTGAAGAGCGATAACAGAGACATGGCTTGATCCACGCGGGTCGGGAAGCAAAGGCGCGCGCCGGAAGCGGCGCGCGCATGGCCTGGATGCGGCGCTTAGGGCGTCACGTCGGTCTTGAACCACTTCAGGGCGAGTTTCTTCACGGTGCCGTCGGCAAGCGCCGCGGTGATTGCGGTGTCGAACTTCGCCTTCAGGTCGGCGTCCTGCTTGCGGAATGCGAGGCCTTCGCCGGGACCCCAGATCGGGCCGGCGATCATCGTGCCGGCAATCACCACTGGCGACTTGTCGGCGTTGGCGGTGTAGTAGGTCACGTCGTCGAAGGTGGCGTCGATGCGGCCGTTCGCGAGATCGAGATCACGCTCGGGCGCGGTCTTGTACACGCGTACCGACGCGACGTCCTTGAAGTTGGCGTTGATGAAGCCCGTATAGACGGTGCCCGACTGGATGCCGATGGTCTTGCCCTTCAGCGCGTGGCGCATCGATTCGATGGCGGGCGCATTGCTGCGCGAGTCGGCGTCGAGCTTGAGCGGCTGCGTGTTCGGGCCGCCCTTCGGCAGGATCTTCGTATCGGACACGGCGAACGACGCCGGCGTCGACGCATAGGGCTTCGAGAAGGCGATGATCTTCTCGCGGTCCGGCGTGATCGAGATCGCATCCATCAGGACATCGAACTTACCGGCCTGAAGGCCCGGAATCATCCCGTCCCAATCCTGGGCGACGAGCTTGCACTGGATCTGTGCGCGCGCGCACAAGTTTTCGACGAGTTCCGGTTCGAAGCCACCGAGCTTGCCGCCGGGCAGCGTCAGGTTCCAGGGGGCATAGCTGCCGTCGAGCGCGATCGTCACGCTTTTCCATTCCTTCGCGCCGGCGCTGCCGCTTCCAAGCAGCGTGACGCCGAGTGCTGCGCCGATCAGCGCCTTTGCCAGCCGGGTGTACTTCGCCTGCATGACCATGCTCCTTTGTCGGTGGGTACTGTCGACCCGTGGGTACGTTCTTTCGTTCGCGTGACTTGCATAGACAAGAATGGCGAGAAAAGAATTTGAGTGCAAGCGAATTTCAGAAATACGGGCTCATGGAAAACCCTGTCAATCCACGTGTAATCGGCCAGACCCGGCCTCCTTCGAGCGGCAGGGCGTTGCCGGGGCGGTGGCAATGGTGCTCAGGCCTGTTTCTTTCAAAATTGTCTAGTCATTTAGAGGGCCGGGAAATTGAGACTGAAGTGCGATGGCCGTTGCATTTCGCTGCGATTCCATCCGGTTATCAAGATGAAAATTTGTGACTTCTTTCAAAAATGTGGCTGGCCTGAATATCGTTCGGCCGGTTCCCATTCCCGCTGTCCCACCGCTGCACCGCTCGCGGAGATCCGCCATGAATGACGCAACGCTCAGCGCCACCGCCCCGATCGCGCCGCCCGCGACGACTCGTCAGAGCCAGTTCCGCCTGATCGCCGCCTGTTCGATCGGCAATGCGCTCGAAATGTACGACTTCACGGTGTACAGCTTTTTCGCGCTCCTGATCGGCCGGCTCTTTTTCCCGTCGGACAGCCCTTACGGTTCGCTGCTGCTCGCCGTGGCGACGTTCGGCATCGGCTTCGTCATGCGTCCGCTCGGTGGTCTCGTGATCGGCAGCTACGCCGACCGGCGCGGGCGCAAGGCCGCCATGACGCTGACCATCGCGCTGATGGTGGCGGGCACGCTATGCATTGCGTTCGCGCCCACCTACGCGCAGGCCGGCGTGATGGGCTCGCTCGTGATCCTCGCGGGGCGCCTTCTGCAAGGCTTCTCGCTCGGCGGCGAAATCGGCGCATCCACGGCCATGCTGATGGAGTCCGGGGAAGTGGGGCAGCGCGGCTTTCGCGTGAGCTGGCAACTGGGCAGCCAGGGCATCTCGGCGCTCATCGGCGCGCTCACGGGCGCGGTGCTCTACGCCACGCTCTCGCCGCAGGCGCTGGAGAACTGGGGCTGGCGTCTGCCGTTCCTCGGCGGTCTGCTGATCGCGCCGGTGGGCCTCTATATCCGCTCGAAACTCGACGAAACGCATGAAGCCGAGCCCGATGCGCCGAGCCCGATCGGCACGCTCATGCGCGAGCATGGCGCGAAAGTGGGCCTTGGCATTCTCTCGATCACGGCGGGCACGGTGGGGATGTATCTCGTGGTGTTCTTCATGCCGACCTACATGATCCGCGTGCTCAAGATGCCGCCGTCGCTTTCGCTGCTTTCGGGCTGCGCCACGGGCCTCACGATGCTCGTCGCATCGCTCGTCTCGGGGCGTCTCGCCGATCGCCTCGCGCGCCGCAAGCGGCTTGCGCTGGGCGCGCTGCTCTTCAACATCGTGGCCATCGTGCCCGCGTTCTGGCTGATGACGCGCGTGCCGAGCGTGCCGCTCGTGCTCGCGCTCGCGGTCATGATTACCGCCGCCGCGAATCTCGGTTCCACGCCCATGCTGCTGATTCTCATGGAAATGCTCCCCGCCGGCGTGCGAGCAAGCGGCCTTTCGGTCATCTATAGCGTGGGTGTGACGGTGTTCGGCGGCAGCTCGCAGTTCATCGTCACGTGGCTGCTCGCGAAGACCGGCAATCCGCTTTCGCCCGCGTTCTACCTCGTGGTTTGCGGGCTCATCTCGCTGTGCGCCATCGGTGCGATTCGCGAGCAGCGTGTCAGCTAACGACGCGCTGCGCGTGGTTTCTCGCCTTTCGATCCTTCATACGAACAACGGAATCCTCATGAAACGTGAATCGTCGCTCACCCCGTTCCAGTTGCTGCCCACCTTGCTGCCCGAGATCGAGATCGACGCGGGGACGTTCATCGACATTCGCCGCCAGATTCATTCGCAGCCCGAACTAGGTTTCGAAGTGGGCGCCACGGCGAAGCTCGTTGCCATGCTGCTGGAGAAGTGGGGCTACGAAGTGCACACGGGCATCGGCCGCAGCGGCGTGGTGGGGCAGCTCAAAGTGGGCGAGGGCAAGCGGCGTCTGGGCATACGCGCTGACATGGACGCGCTGCCGATCGTCGAGAACACGGGCCTGCCGTACGCGAGCCAGACGCCCGGCAAGATGCACGCGTGCGGCCACGACGGCCACACGGCTATTTTGCTTGCCGCTGCGAAAACGCTGGCGGAGCGCCGCGATTTCGACGGCACGCTCAACCTGATCTTCCAGCCCGACGAAGAGAACCTGTGCGGCGCGAAGGCGATGATCGAAGACGGTCTGTTCGAGCGCTTTCCCTGCGATGCCGTGTATGCGCTGCATAACATGCCGGGCGTGCCGGCCGGGACGTTTCGCGTGCTGCCGGGGTCGGTGAGCCTTTCGTCGGATGTGGCCGACGTGACGCTGAAGGGCGTGGGCGGCCACGGCGCGATGCCGCACCGCGTGAAAGACCCCATCGTGGCCGCGGCGGCGCTCGTGACGGCGCTGCAAACCATCGTCGCGCGCAACGTGGCGCCCGACGAGTCGGCGGTGGTGTCCGTGGGCTACATTCGCGGCGGCGCGACCCACAACGTGATACCGGAGACGGTCACGCTCGGCCTGAACATCCGCGCGGCGCGCCCCGAAACCCGTGCGCTCGTGGAGTCACGCGTGCGGGAGATCGTGGCGCTCACGGCGCAGGCGCACGGCGTAGAAGCGCAGATCGACTACCGGCAACTCACGCCGCCGATGGTCAATACGCCGGAAGAAACCACACTCGCGCAGCAGGTCTGCGCGGAGCTGGTGGGCGAGGACAATGTGGTCATGCAGGCGCCGAAGGGCTTGAACGGCAGCGAGGACTTCGCGTGGATGCTTAACGCGGTGCCCGGTTGCTACCTGCTGCTCGGAAACGGCGAAGGGGAGTTCGGCGGCTGCATGGTGCACAACCCCGGCTACGACTTCAACGACCAGGTGTTGCCGCTTGGCGCGGCGTGCTGGGTGCGGCTCGCGCAGCGGTTCCTCGTGGCGTGACGATCCACGATTAGTTAGGTAATCGAATCATCTGTGCTGGCGGTCAGCAATTCAGGCGTCAGGCCCAGCCGCTCGCGCAGATCGACCCAGCCGCGCGGCGTGACCTGCACCGCGCGCGAAGCATTCGTGCGCCGCATCCAGCCGCGTTCGCACAGCAGCGTGAGAAAGGCCACGCCGAGCGGCCCGGCCAGATGATGCTGGCGCTCGGTCCAGTCGAGGCATTGACGCGCAACGCCGTGACGCCCCGGCTTGAGCGCGGCGACATCGAGTCCGAGCTCGCCGAACCATGCCGCGCCTGCTGGCGTCACCGCAAAGCGTTTGTCGGCTTCGGCGGTGATGAGCCCGGCATGCGCGAGGCGAGTCGTGAGCGCCACGCCCACCTGGCCCGCGAGATGGTCGTAGCAGCAGCGCGCGAAACGCAGGTTCTGCGCCTCGCGGCCAAGCGGCTTGCGGCGCACCGGCACGCGCGCGCCGACTGCTGCGAGGTTTTCGAGCAAGGTGGCGACCTGCGCGTCCGCGAGACGGTAGTAGCGGTGGCGGCCTTCCTTTTCCACAGCGAGCAGCCCGCCGTCCAGCAGCTTCGCCAGATGGCTGCTCGCGGTTTGCGCGGTCACACCGGCCGCGTAAGCGAGTTCGCCGGCGGGCAGCGCGCGGCCGTCGGCGAGCGCCATCAGCATCGCGGCGCGCGCGGGATCGGCGATCAGGAATGCCGTGGCGGACACCCTCGGGTGCAGGTTCATGCTGTTCTCCAGGAGATACCCATAGCGTAACGCGCGAGCAGGGTCGCATGTTTCGACACGCATCGAAGCATCGCCGCTGCCGCGCATCCGATACTGGGCTCATGGCCGGCGCCCAACGCGCGCGGGCGTAGCGGGAGAGCCCATGCAGACGCACGAGACACACAACACACACAACCGCGAACAGCAGCGCCGGGTGCTTTGGGCCACGAGCATCAGCTATGTCGTGGTGATCCTCGACACCTCGATCGTCAACGTTGCGCTGGAGCGCATCGGCGCGAGTCTTGCCGGCGGCGTATCCGGCCTGCAGTGGGTCGTGAACGCCTATACGCTCACGTTCGCGAGCCTGCTGCTTTCGGGCGGCACGCTCGGCGACCGGCTGGGCGCGCGCCATGTCTATATGGCCGGGCTCGCGGTCTTTACCGCCGCCTCGCTGTTGTGCGGCGCCGCGCCGAGCCTCGTGTTTCTCACGCTCGGACGCGTGCTGCAGGGCATAGGCGCGGCGCTGCTCGTGCCGGCATCGATGGCGCTCATCAACGGCGCATGTGCCAACGCGCGCGAGCGCGCCGCCGCCTTCGGTGTGTGGGCCGGGATGGGAGGCGTCGCGATGGCGGCGGGCCCGTTGCTGGGCGGCATTCTGATCGGGCTCGCCGGCTGGCGCAGCATTTTCCTGCTCAACGTGCCGGTGTGCCTCGCGGGCATCGTCATGGCCGCGCGCGTGGCGCCGCAGCCGCGCGGAGGCCTGCCGCGCCGGCTCGATCTCGCAGGTCAGACGGCGGCCGTCGCGGCGCTCGCGCTGCTCAATGCCGCCATCATCGAAGCGCCTGCGCACGGCTGGCATGCACCGCTCGTTGCGGGCGGTCTCGTGCTGGCGTTCGTGGCGGGGATCGCCTTCGTCGCGCTCGAAAAGCATCACGCGCAGCCGATGCTGCCGCTCGGTTTCTTCCGCGAGCCCGTGTTCAGCGCGGCCGTGCTGGTCTCGATGATTTCGGCGTTCACGTTCTACGGCCTGCTATTCGCACTCAGCCTGTATCTCCAGCAGGAGCGCGGCTACGCGCCGTTGCGCGCGGGCCTCGCTTTCCTGCCGCTTACCGTGATGGTGCCGCTCGGCAGTCTGCTTTCGCGGCGCGCGGTCGCGTGGCTCGGGCCGCGCGCGCTCGTCGCGCTTGCTTGCGTGCTCGCGGCAGCGGGCTACCTGGGCGCGGCGGTGTGTGGGACGACGGCGCGATACGGCGTGCTGGCCTTGCCGTTGCCGGCCATCGGTTTCGCCGCGAGCCTGAGCATGCCCGCCGCCACGGCGGCGCTCATGGCGACGGTCGATCAGGGCCGCGCGGGCATTGCGGCCGGCGTGCTCAACGCCGCGCGGCAGACCGGCGCGGCGCTCGGCGTGGCCGTTGCGGGCGCCATGATCGCCGGGCGCGCGTCGGTCGGCGCGGGTATGCGCCTGAATCTGCTGATCGCCACCGTGCTTTCGGCGGGCGCTGCGTGGGTGTGGTGGCGTGCCTGGTCACACGACACTGCCTACATCGCGCAGGCCGCCCACGCGCGCGACGCCAAGAAGGCGCGTGCCGCGAAGCCGCACGCCTGAATCCTCCCGGCGCACGCCCTGAATCATTCGCCGTGAATTCTGGGATAAAGTGCCGTTGCATGCATCGCGCATTCGCGCGGGCCACGCGCCATAGGAGGAGTTTGTCATGGCCGAGTACGGGCAACATCCCTCGTCTGTGCTGTCGCTCAAGAGCGCGCACGACTTCGAGACGACGATCGCGCGCCTGAAGGCAGCGCTCGCCAAGGCGGGCGCGGATATTTTCGCCGACGTCGATCAGCGCGAAGCCGCCGAGACTGCCGGGCTCAGCCTGCGCCGCACGCGCCTCATCCTGTTCGGCAATCCGAAGGCGGGTACGCCCGTCATGGCGGCCAACCCGCACGCGGCGGTGGAGTTGCCGCTGCGCATGGTGATCTGGGAAGACAACGAAGGGCACACGCGGCTCGACTATCGCGACGTCTCGCAGACGCTTGGCCCGCTCTATGGCATCGACACTGAAGTGCTCGTGCCGCTGCAGCGCGTGGTGGGGCTGCTGCAGGTTGCCGTGCAATGAACGTGCAGTAAATGTGCAATAAGCGGCGCACGCACAGCGGGCTCATGTTCGGCAGACGCTTAAAAAATTGACAGGCGCGGCGCGCTTCGCTTAACGTACGCGCATTGCGACTTCGCCCGGCCAGCGGGCGAAGCGCGTTGCCCGCCGCTGCCTCGATCCGCCGATGACCTCCCGCGCAGAAGACCCCGACGATCCGCCACGCGATCGCGCCGGGGCGTCCGACTCGACTTCCGCTTCTTCATCCACACCTTCGCCCGCGGTTGCCGGCACGAAGCCAGTGCTCCCGGAAAATCCGCACGACGTCGCGTTCGCGCAGCACTGGCGC
This genomic interval carries:
- a CDS encoding DUF302 domain-containing protein; translation: MAEYGQHPSSVLSLKSAHDFETTIARLKAALAKAGADIFADVDQREAAETAGLSLRRTRLILFGNPKAGTPVMAANPHAAVELPLRMVIWEDNEGHTRLDYRDVSQTLGPLYGIDTEVLVPLQRVVGLLQVAVQ
- a CDS encoding ABC transporter ATP-binding protein, with protein sequence MNPSAPVALSVRNIHKSFGDHHVLKGISLDAHEGDVISILGASGSGKSTLLRCLNLLETPDDGSVALAGEELKMKRRRDGKLHPGDRRQVDRVRSQLGMVFQNFNLWSHMTVLENLIEGPMRVLKRSRAESVEEAEALLAKVGLADKRGHYPAHLSGGQQQRVAIARALAMHPKVMLFDEPTSALDPELVGEVLRVMRTLAAEGRTMLVVTHEMGFARHVSNRVMFLHQGQVDSDGTPEEVFGELKSERFRQFVSSHQDRNAH
- a CDS encoding ABC transporter permease, whose protein sequence is MTIDFAFLLDTLRQLIGAVPTTLGLFFASLVLGGLLSLVIVTMRVSPHWLPNRFARAYILVFRGSPLLIQMFLVYYGLGQFGVIRESFLWPVLREPYVCAVLSLALCTAGYTAEIIRGGLMAVPVGQIEAGYSIGLSGFALLRRVIGPIALRQCLPAYSTEAVLLVKSTALASLVTVWEVTGVAQQIIQQTYRTTEVFTCAALIYLFLNFVVVRLIGFVEQRLSRHLRASPPAVRKPAAPLEASRAVS
- a CDS encoding ABC transporter permease, which encodes MSLLSLFNTLGLGPDGWGSVLLLGALMTVVLTLAALAIGAVFGALIAAAKLSRWRVLRVFGDFYTTVFRGVPELLVIYLFYFGGSSLVTTVGQWFGADGFVGVPPFAVGAFAVGMISGAYQAEVYRAAVIAVARGEIEAARAIGMPTLTMFRRILIPQVLRYALPGIGNVWQLSLKDSALISVTGLAELLRASQIAAGSTHQYFLFFVAGGVLYLAMTGVSNRVFGRAEAIVGRSFKRNFARN
- a CDS encoding MFS transporter; this encodes MQTHETHNTHNREQQRRVLWATSISYVVVILDTSIVNVALERIGASLAGGVSGLQWVVNAYTLTFASLLLSGGTLGDRLGARHVYMAGLAVFTAASLLCGAAPSLVFLTLGRVLQGIGAALLVPASMALINGACANARERAAAFGVWAGMGGVAMAAGPLLGGILIGLAGWRSIFLLNVPVCLAGIVMAARVAPQPRGGLPRRLDLAGQTAAVAALALLNAAIIEAPAHGWHAPLVAGGLVLAFVAGIAFVALEKHHAQPMLPLGFFREPVFSAAVLVSMISAFTFYGLLFALSLYLQQERGYAPLRAGLAFLPLTVMVPLGSLLSRRAVAWLGPRALVALACVLAAAGYLGAAVCGTTARYGVLALPLPAIGFAASLSMPAATAALMATVDQGRAGIAAGVLNAARQTGAALGVAVAGAMIAGRASVGAGMRLNLLIATVLSAGAAWVWWRAWSHDTAYIAQAAHARDAKKARAAKPHA
- a CDS encoding ArsR/SmtB family transcription factor, giving the protein MNLHPRVSATAFLIADPARAAMLMALADGRALPAGELAYAAGVTAQTASSHLAKLLDGGLLAVEKEGRHRYYRLADAQVATLLENLAAVGARVPVRRKPLGREAQNLRFARCCYDHLAGQVGVALTTRLAHAGLITAEADKRFAVTPAGAAWFGELGLDVAALKPGRHGVARQCLDWTERQHHLAGPLGVAFLTLLCERGWMRRTNASRAVQVTPRGWVDLRERLGLTPELLTASTDDSIT
- a CDS encoding M20 aminoacylase family protein, with amino-acid sequence MKRESSLTPFQLLPTLLPEIEIDAGTFIDIRRQIHSQPELGFEVGATAKLVAMLLEKWGYEVHTGIGRSGVVGQLKVGEGKRRLGIRADMDALPIVENTGLPYASQTPGKMHACGHDGHTAILLAAAKTLAERRDFDGTLNLIFQPDEENLCGAKAMIEDGLFERFPCDAVYALHNMPGVPAGTFRVLPGSVSLSSDVADVTLKGVGGHGAMPHRVKDPIVAAAALVTALQTIVARNVAPDESAVVSVGYIRGGATHNVIPETVTLGLNIRAARPETRALVESRVREIVALTAQAHGVEAQIDYRQLTPPMVNTPEETTLAQQVCAELVGEDNVVMQAPKGLNGSEDFAWMLNAVPGCYLLLGNGEGEFGGCMVHNPGYDFNDQVLPLGAACWVRLAQRFLVA
- a CDS encoding HAL/PAL/TAL family ammonia-lyase, encoding MAITRTQNPLDWREIANIAAGEPLMLSAHAQASIRSARALVEQIVARSIRAYGVNTGVGALCDVVVSQDEQHDLSHNILMSHAVGVGEPLGAEETRAIMAAAINNFAHGHSGVRLDVVERLAALLDAGCLPEVPAFGSVGYLSHMAHIALVCVGAGYVRWNGERLSGAQALQRLGLQPLSLEAKEGLSLVNGTPCVTGLAALALQRAERLLDWADVVAAMSFENLGGQIAAFDTRSLAFRVSPGLARVGERLRAALTGSSLLEKSLGRRTQDPLSVRTIPHVHGAARDTLAATAEVVNRELASVTDNPIVAGTPESPQVYSQAHAVGASIALAMDSLATAIAQVAAMAERRLDRLVNPLVSGLPAFLAHASGTRSGFMIAQYTAASLVAQNRREAAPASLDGGVTSGLQEDHLCHATPAALKALTIIENSNRILGIELLAAAQAYDLQPLDAARAPYTDALYASVRAALPTYRDDRPLSDDMTFAFRLVAGGAPPPLPGPAHERSPAVARETEPDMRPVARSTAAPASNDALPGAVGV
- the hutC gene encoding histidine utilization repressor; its protein translation is MHAPSSLIDNPTRSATATAHKVAPAYEQIKRYVVDRITDGTWKPGEAIPSETELVKEFGVARMTVSRALRELSAEHVLRRVQGAGTFVASRDVESTVLEVRNIADEIAARGHRHSARVLTLEASSNAQALAALELGDGSVFHSRIVHYEDDEAILYEDRYVNPHVFPGYLEQDFTRETPNHYMMRLAPVQRAEFRIYAQKPDADIRRHLAMNIGEPCLLMWRRTWVGSAVATAVELWHPSSRFHLVGKVST
- a CDS encoding MFS transporter → MNDATLSATAPIAPPATTRQSQFRLIAACSIGNALEMYDFTVYSFFALLIGRLFFPSDSPYGSLLLAVATFGIGFVMRPLGGLVIGSYADRRGRKAAMTLTIALMVAGTLCIAFAPTYAQAGVMGSLVILAGRLLQGFSLGGEIGASTAMLMESGEVGQRGFRVSWQLGSQGISALIGALTGAVLYATLSPQALENWGWRLPFLGGLLIAPVGLYIRSKLDETHEAEPDAPSPIGTLMREHGAKVGLGILSITAGTVGMYLVVFFMPTYMIRVLKMPPSLSLLSGCATGLTMLVASLVSGRLADRLARRKRLALGALLFNIVAIVPAFWLMTRVPSVPLVLALAVMITAAANLGSTPMLLILMEMLPAGVRASGLSVIYSVGVTVFGGSSQFIVTWLLAKTGNPLSPAFYLVVCGLISLCAIGAIREQRVS
- a CDS encoding transporter substrate-binding domain-containing protein encodes the protein MQAKYTRLAKALIGAALGVTLLGSGSAGAKEWKSVTIALDGSYAPWNLTLPGGKLGGFEPELVENLCARAQIQCKLVAQDWDGMIPGLQAGKFDVLMDAISITPDREKIIAFSKPYASTPASFAVSDTKILPKGGPNTQPLKLDADSRSNAPAIESMRHALKGKTIGIQSGTVYTGFINANFKDVASVRVYKTAPERDLDLANGRIDATFDDVTYYTANADKSPVVIAGTMIAGPIWGPGEGLAFRKQDADLKAKFDTAITAALADGTVKKLALKWFKTDVTP